Part of the Candidatus Zixiibacteriota bacterium genome, AGTATTGCCCCGGCCAACCAGGGTAAATCTTTTTTCTCCAGTGATGCTACTCCATTGTAGGAGCCAGTCATTCTTTTCTTTCTTACTATAGAATACAGGGAAAGACCAGCGAATGCACCAAGATAGAAAAGCCCAGCCAGAGCAACCGGGGGTATATTCTTGACAAGTAGTTTGGCAAGAGGCGTGCTAATGCCAAATAAGGAAGCAGATATTGTAATGAATAAAAAAGGTCTTTTATACAATTAATTTCGCCTCGTGGTGGAACATACAATCTTGTCTGCTCAGTCAGGCAGGGATGTCTGACCTACCAAATATTAGCTCCAGACCTGCTCTCCTGACTCTAAAATTTCTGTCAGGAGCACGAGGCTCCTGACGTTCACTACTTCATCTTTTTTTGGAAATATTCTTTCAACGCCATTGCATTATTGAATCTTTCCTCCTTTGAACCAAAGAGAATTGTAACCGTTCCTTTTTTCGCTTTGCTTTCAATCAGATCAAGAGATTCTTTTTTGTCCTTTAGCTCTGAAAAATACCTGTGCTTGAACTCAAGCCATTTCTTCGGGTCGTGCCCATACCACTTTCTCAAAGCATCAGAAGGCGCAATATCTTTGAGCCATAAATCAACCTTTGCCCTTTCTTTTGTCAGACCACGTGGCCAGAGCCGGTCAATCAATATCCTGAACCCATCCTCTTTGGCTGGCTCCTCATAAACTCTTTTAACTTTTAGCATCTCTTAACCCCTTCTTAGCGGATATTATGCAATCTGAGAAGCAGAGAAGGGCGGAGTTAAACTCCGCCCCTACGCGGCTCCTTTGATCCTTTAAACCCTTGAACTCCTGAACTTCTTTTTATTCCGGCCCGATTTCTTTTTTGAAAGCCTCAGTTAATTTCGCACCCCAGTTATCCAGGGCAATTAATTTGCCGAAGAAGAACCTCAAGACTGGCGGTTCCTCCACGAATTTCAATCCCTTGACTATATCCCGGTTCTTGTGCAGCCAGGTCAACCGGTCAACCACGTATTCGATCTGCGACATCGTGTAAACCCTTCTGGGCACTGCCAGCCGGGCTAATTCTAAATCTGAAGGTATCTCCTGTTTTGTATCCGGGTCACGGTCAACTGAGATAGTGCCCCTTTCCATACTTCTCACACCAGATGCTATATATACTGCCGCAGAAAGAGCGCCGGCTGGATATTGATTCCAGGGGATGTGAGGTAAGAACAGTTTGGCATCCAGATGACAGGCAAGACCTCCTGGAGGCGTCACCACCGGGATTTTATGCTCTATCAGCCTTTCTGCAAAATACTTGACAAATTCCGCCGCACTTCCAGCCACATTCACATCAGTCATCTCTCTTAATCCGACTGCCATTGCCTCGATCTCTTTGGTGGACATCCCACCGTAGGTCAAAAACCCCTCGTAAACCGGAAGCCAGGGTTTTATCTCCTCATAATATTTTTTGTTGTTGGTGGCTATGAACCCGCCTCTTACGCAACTGCTCTTTCTTCCTGAGAGGTAGAAGATATCGACATAGCTCATCAGCTCTGTGATTATCTCCTGAATCGATTTGTTCTCGTATCCTTTTTCTCTTTTCTTTATAAAGTAGGCATTCTCCGAGATCAAGCTTCCATCGAAAACCAGGAAGATATTATTTTCTGCAGCGATCTTCTTTACCTCTCTTAAGTTCTCCATTGAAAAAGGCTGTCCTCCCAGTAGATTGGTGGTCGCCTCCATTCTGATAAAGGATATCTTATCCCTGCCATACTTTTTTATGACGTCTCTGAACTTCTGTAAATCCAGGTTTCCCTTAAAAGGGTTGGTGCTCTGAGTAATCAAAGCCTCATCCCTGTAGATCTCCAGCACTCTTCCCCCAGCTAATTCAAAATGGGCTCTGGTGGTGGTGAAATGGTAGTTCATCGGAATAACGTCACCGGGTTTTATAAAAACCTTGGCTAAAAGATGCTCGGCTGCCCTTCCCTGATGAACCGGCAGAACATAGTCGAATCCTAAGACGTCTTTTATGGAGCTGGCTAACTTATAGAAACTCTCGCAGCCGGCATAGGCATCATCTGAGACCATCATCGCAGCCAGCTGGTTATCGCTCATCGCATTGGTTCCGCTGTCAGTAAGCATATCCAGAAAGATATCTCTGGTGCGAAGGGAGAAGGTATTATACCCACCCTCTTCAATAGCCTTAAGCCTTTGTTCAACTGGAATAAGAAAAGTTTTCTGCACAATCCTGACCTTGTGCATCTCAACGGGAATCTCTTTCCCGTTGGAAAGCTTCACGATCATTTAAACCTCCTTATATGGTTTGAAGTTTTAGTATTCTGATATAAGTTTGAGAATTTATTCACTTGAGTAATTTATCCTTTCCTTTTAAAAAATCAACCATAATATTGCGATTTTTACAAGGAGAGCAAAAGGCTCTGGTTTTTTGTAGCGGAACTCTTCAGAGTTCCATTTTTCTTTGGTAGGTCAGACATTCATGTCTGACCCCTGTCTGAACAGACAGGAATGTCTGTTCTACCTTTTTTTGCAGCAGAAGGTTGTCAAGGTCTTGAGACTTCAGCCTTCAGCTAAGAAGTGTAGTTGCCCAATTTATTGGGCATTGGTTATTCGTAGGGACAGAACACTGTTCTGTCCTTCCTGTGCTCGATAAATCGAGCAACTACAGTTCGTAGTGCGTCCCGCCACTTGCGGGATTAGCCTCGCCTCCATCCGCAGCGAACCTGAAAGGTTCGCGCTACGAAAACAATTTTCTCCCCAAATCAAGAGCCTCCTGCATTATCTTTTTATCTTCTTTCACCTTCCCCTTCT contains:
- a CDS encoding tryptophanase codes for the protein MIVKLSNGKEIPVEMHKVRIVQKTFLIPVEQRLKAIEEGGYNTFSLRTRDIFLDMLTDSGTNAMSDNQLAAMMVSDDAYAGCESFYKLASSIKDVLGFDYVLPVHQGRAAEHLLAKVFIKPGDVIPMNYHFTTTRAHFELAGGRVLEIYRDEALITQSTNPFKGNLDLQKFRDVIKKYGRDKISFIRMEATTNLLGGQPFSMENLREVKKIAAENNIFLVFDGSLISENAYFIKKREKGYENKSIQEIITELMSYVDIFYLSGRKSSCVRGGFIATNNKKYYEEIKPWLPVYEGFLTYGGMSTKEIEAMAVGLREMTDVNVAGSAAEFVKYFAERLIEHKIPVVTPPGGLACHLDAKLFLPHIPWNQYPAGALSAAVYIASGVRSMERGTISVDRDPDTKQEIPSDLELARLAVPRRVYTMSQIEYVVDRLTWLHKNRDIVKGLKFVEEPPVLRFFFGKLIALDNWGAKLTEAFKKEIGPE
- a CDS encoding DUF488 family protein, whose translation is MLKVKRVYEEPAKEDGFRILIDRLWPRGLTKERAKVDLWLKDIAPSDALRKWYGHDPKKWLEFKHRYFSELKDKKESLDLIESKAKKGTVTILFGSKEERFNNAMALKEYFQKKMK